DNA from Thermoplasmata archaeon:
ATCTGACGGTGGATCTCGCGACGGGGCCAAGCGGAGAGACGGCGATTCATTCGATGGGAACGGGCTCCCGCGCCGTGGAGCATGAGGTCCTCGAGGACGATCGCCGCCTTCGCCTTCGCCGCGAGTCGGACGATGCCCTTCGAGGTCCGATGGAGTCTCTGGCGGACGCGATGCCGCTCTCGCCGACCCTCGCGGTCCAACAGTCGCCGGGCAACCCGACGGTCGTTCGACTTCTTCCTCGCGAGCCGACGCCGACGCTGGAAGTGAATCTCTTGGATCCGTCGCACGCCGTCGAACGGCACGCGGACGAGCGTCGCGGAATCACTCGATGCGACGACGCCGTCGAGGGAATCCTCGTTCGTGTCGAGCGCGATCGCCGCCTCGGGCTCGTACGGTTTCGGGACGTCCTTCCGCACGACGACGATGATTTTGCCGGGGACCACCGTGAGGGATCCGAGGCCCCACGATGGGTCACTCAGGATCGAGCGGTGCCACTCGCAGAGGGGCAAGTGTAGCTGGACACCTTCCGTCCCTCGGATCGGGATGCGAAGCCGTCCCGTCTCCCGGTCCAGCCAGTACGACTGGTTCTCCGCCTTCAACATGAGGCGCCGCATGAACGGGGTCGTCGTCCGCTTCCCTTTCCTCATCCGGCGACGGTAGACCTTGAGGACCGACAAGGCGACCCCGAACGCGGATGGGATGTACTTCTTGTGAACGACATGCCGGGCGCTGAGGTCCCCGTACGCCGCGCGAGTGAGCCGCGCGCGGGATCGATGATCCCCTTGCAGCGAGATCCGGATCGACTCGTTGACGATGAGGCGGAACTCGGCCAAGAGCCAGTCGAGACGGGGGTCGCTCCACATGACGGGGAAGACGAGGGCCCGGTGGGCGAGCACGGTCTTCTCTGGGACGACGGAGGCGTCAGGTTAACGGGGGGAGATGGCCGAAAGTGAAAATCCTATCGAGGGGATGTCGGGAGTGGGCCGAGGCTGCATGTGCGACTGGTCCGCACAACCCGGGACGGTCAACATCCCGCGGAAGTTACACAACCGAGGCCGCGGAACCCTTATCCGCGGACCGCGACTTTCGTGGACGTGGCGCAACGCGCGAAGGCCAGGCGGCCCCGCAAGGCGCCGCAGACGAAGCGCGCCTCCGCCGAGACGAGCGCCGCGCCCGGCCGGACGTACAGCGGCCTCCCGATGCCCGTGGTCGTCGCCCCGCGCGAGCCTACCTCCGACGAATTCCGCTCGCGGATTGGATTCCCGGGACAGCCGCCGTTCACGCGCGGCATCCGGCCGACGATGTACCGGGGCCGTCTGTGGACGATGCGACAGTACGCGGGCTTCGGGACGGCGAAGGAGACGAACCGCCGGTTTCGGTATCTCTTGTCGCAGGGAAACGAGGGGCTGAGCGTCGCCTTCGACTTGCCGACGCAGATGGGCTACGACAGCGACGCGCCGATGGCCCGAGGGGAGGTGGGTCGGACGGGCGTCGCAATCCCGACGATCGCGGACATGCGGACGCTCCTCGACGGCCTCCCGCTCGACCGCGTCAGCACGAGCATGACGATCAACGCGACGGCGGCGATCCTCCTCGCCATGTACATCGCGGTCGCGGAGGAACGGGGCGTCCCTCGCGCCGAGCTGCGCGGCACGGTCCAGAACGACATCCTCAAGGAGTACATCGCCCGGTCGACGTACATCTACCCCCCGGACGCCTCGATGCGTCTCGCGGTCGACGTCATCGAGTTCTGCGCGCGCGAGGTCCCCCGGTGGAACGCGATCAGCGTGAGTGGCTACCACATCCGCGAGGCCGGGGCGACGGCGGCGCAGGAGATCGGGTTCACCCTCTCGAACGCGATCGCCTACCTGGAGGCGGCCGTCGAGCGGGGCCTTGACGTCGACGCGATCGCGCCTCAGATCTCCTTCTTCTTCAACGCGCACATGGACCTCCTCGAGGAGGTCGCGAAGTTCCGCGCCGCACGCCGGCTGTGGGGTTCGATCATGGCGGAGCGGTTCCATGCGAGCAAGCCCGAATCGATGGCGTTGCGGTTCCACGCGCAGACCGCGGGTGTCGCGCTCACGGCCCAGCAGCCGGAGAACAACGCGGTCCGCGTGGCGGTGCAGGCGCTCGCCGCGGTCCTCGGCGGCGCGCAGTCCCTGCACACGAACAGCATGGACGAGGCGCTCTCCTTGCCGTCGGAGAAGGCCGTTCGGCTCGCCCTGCGGACGCAGCAGATCCTCGCGCACGAGAGCGGGGTGGCGAACACGGTCGATCCGGCGGCAGGCTCGTTCGTCATCGAGTCCCTGACCGATCGACTGGAGGCGGCCGCGTCGGACCTGATCCGGGACGTGGACCGCCGGGGCGGGGTGCGCAAGGCGATCGAATCGGGATGGGTCCAGCGCCAGATCGCCGACTCGGCGTATCGGTTCCAGACGGAACTGGAACGAGGCGAGCGGACGGTCGTCGGCGTGAACGCCTACTCGGAGGGGAGCGGACGCGTGCCGTTGCATCGGCCGGGCGCGAAACTGGAGGCCGAGCAGGTCCGGCGACTGAAAGCGTTCCGCGAGGCGCGCGATGCGAAGGCGGTCGGCCGGGCGCTCCGCGAGCTCGAGCGAGTCGCCCGGTCCAAGGCGAATCTCGTGCCGGCGATCCTCTCGGCCGTGCAGTCGGGCGCGACGCTGGGCGAAATCAGCGACGGGCTTCGATCGTCCTTCGGCACGTACCGGGAGAGGCAGGAGGTATGATCGGCCGGGCGCACCACGTGGGGATCGCCGTGAAGCGGCTGGACGACGGCCTCGCGCTGTACCGGACGCTGGGCTTGGAGCCCGAATCGGTCGAGGACGTGCCGACGGACGGCGTCCGAGCGGCATTCTTGCCCGCGGGCGCGGTGCGAATCGAGCTCCTCGAGTCGCTCCGGTCGGATGGACCGATCGCCCGCTTCATCGAGCGACGGGGCGAGGGACTCCACCACCTCGCCTTCGCGACGGACGACATCCGCGGTGCGATGAACCGGCTCCGAGCGGCCGGCCTCGAGCTCGTCGACACGGAGCCGCGTCGCGGCGCCCAGGGCCGGCTCGTCGCGTTCGTGCACCCCCGCTCCGCGCGTGGCGTCCTCCTCGAACTGGTTGAAGAGGCCGGCTGATCCGAAGAGGTCCCGCAACTCGGCGGGTTGAGACTGAAGACCGCGGCGAGGCCCGGGCTCCGCTCCCCGCGCAGATTTCCCCCTACCCGCGAACGTTGAAATAGCGGCCCGAGGGTGGGCCGCTCCGTGAAGGTCGGCGAGTTTCACGACTCGAATCGAAAAATCGTCGGTCGCACCGTGCTCCACCACGACGTCCTCGAATCGACGAACGAGACCGCGAAGGAACTCCTCGAGGCCGACGTCGAGGAAGGCCTCGTCGTCTGGGCCGACCGGCAGGTCGCCGGCCGGGGCCGGCAAGGCCGGGCGTGGGCCTCCCCTCCGGGCGGCCTCTACGTGTCGATGATCCTCCGGCCGAAGGAGGCGCACGCGTGGATCCTCGGGTTGCTGATCGGCATGCCCGTCGTGAAAGCCCTCCGACACTTCGGGGTGTTCGCGGGCCTGAAGTACCCTAACGACGCCGTGTACCAAGGTCGCAAGATCGCCGGGATCCTCTCCGAGGGCGTGTACCGGCGGGACGTGTACCACGTCGTCGCAGGCGTGGGCGTGAACACGAATGTCGATCTCGAACGACTCCCGCCGGACGTGCAGCCGAAGGCGACGACGTTGAAGCGGGAGGTGAATCTGTTCGTCTCGAACGACGAGTTCCTGGACTATTTCCTGAACCAGGTCGACGACCTGTACTCGCGGTACCGCAACACGCGAGTCGAGTTCCTCCTGAAGGATTACCGGGGACAGTGCACGACGATCGGAAAGCGTGTCGCCGCCACCACCTCGAAGGCAACGCTGACCGGACGGGCATACGACATCGCGCCGAACGGAGCCCTCGTCATCATGGACGACGACGGTGGAAAACACGAGTTCGTCGAAGGATCCCTCGAGGTCCTCAAGTGATCGTTGTCGCTCGTTGCGGATGCCACGCGTTCTACGCTCCCGACCCATGCCTCCGCGGGAGACCGCGAAGGATTAAAGACGCGCCTCCGCGTTCGGCGCTCGGATGACGGTCGACGAGCGCGTCGAGGAGCTGCGCCGACGGAGAGCCCTCTCGAAGGTAGGCGGCGGCAAGGAGCGGGTCGACGCGCAGCGTGCGAAGGGGAAACTGACGGCCCGGGAGCGGCTGGACCTCCTGTTGGATCCCGACTCGTTCGTCGAGACCGATCCGTTCGTCGAGCACCGGGCGACCGACTTCGGGATGGACAAGAAACGGATCCCGGGCGACGGCGTCGTGACGGGCCACGGCACGATCGACGGTCGGACGGTGTTCGTGTTCTCGCAGGACTTCACGGTCTTCGGCGGGAGCCTCGGCGAGATGCACGCGAACAAGATCGTCAAGGTCATGGACCTCGCAATGAAAGTCGGGGCGCCAGTCATCGGCTTGAACGACAGCGGGGGCGCGCGAATCCAGGAGGGCGTGATTAGCCTCGGCGGCTACGCGGAGATTTTCTTCCGCAACGTCCTCGCATCGGGCGTCGTCCCGCAGATCAGCGCGATCCTGGGACCGTGCGCGGGCGGGGCCGTGTACAGCCCGGCGATGACGGACTTCGTCGTCATGACAATGGACACTTCGAACATGTTCATCACGGGCCCGGAAGTGATCAAGGCCGTGACCGGGGAGGAGGTCACCTTCGAGGAACTCGGGGGTGCGATGACCCATGCCGAGAAGAGCGGCGTCGCGCACTTCGCCGAGGCCGACGAGAAGGCGGCTCTCCGAGTCGTCCGTAAGCTCCTCAGTTACATCCCGTCGAACAACGTCGACGAACCCCCGTTGCTCCGGACGGACGACGACGCGAACCGGATGGACCCGGACCTCGCCGCTGTGGTGCCTCGCGAGCCGGACAAGCCGTACGACATGCGCGACGTCATCACTCGGGTCGTCGACCGCGGGTCCTGGTTCGAGGTGCACTCGCACTGGGCCCAAAACATCGTCGTGGGCTTCGCGCGGCTCGACGGCTTCCCGGTCGGCGTCGTCGGGAACCAACCGAAAGTCCTCGCGGGTACACTCGACATCAACTCGTCGATCAAGAGCGCCCGGTTCGTGCGGTTCTGCGACGCCTTCAACATCCCACTCCTGACGTTCGTCGACGTCCCAGGGTTCCTGCCCGGCATCGAGCAGGAGTACGGCGGGATCATCCGCAACGGCGCGAAACTCCTGTTCGCGTACAGCGAGGCCACCGTTCCAAAGGTGACCGTCATCACGCGGAAGGCGTATGGCGGCGCGTACGACGTGATGTGCTCGAAGCACATCCGGGGCGATTTCAATTTCGCGTGGCCATCGGCGGAGCTCGCGGTCATGGGACCCGAGGGGGCGGTCCAAATCGTCTTCAAGAAAGAAATCGAAGAGGCCAAAGAACCGAAGGAGCGCGAGGCGGCGCTCGTCCGGGAATACCGGGACCGGTTCGCGAACCCGTACGTCGCGGCCCGGATGGGTTACCTCGACGACGTCATCGAGCCGCCGGAGACGAGGCCGCGGGTCATCGGCGCCTTCGCCGTCCTCCGGACGAAGCGCGAGGCCCGTCCGCCGAAGAAGCACGGGAACATTCCGCTGTGATGCGGGGGGACATGTTCCGGAGGCTCCTGATCGCGAACCGCGGCGAGATCGCGATCCGAATCGCTCGGACGGCTCGGGCGATGGGCATCGCCTGCATCGGCGTGTACTCCGAGGCGGACCGGGCGGCCGTCCACCGCCGCTCGATGGACGAGAGCCGAGAGATCGGCGGGCCCCTGCCGATCCAGAGCTACCTGAACATCGACGCCATCCTGCGCGTCGCGAAGGAGACGGGAGCGGAGGCGATCCATCCGGGATACGGGTTCTTGTCCGAGAGCCCGACGTTCGTCGAGCGGTGCGCGGAGGCGGGTATCGTCTTCGTAGGCCCGCCGCCGGAGGCGATGGCGCTGACGGGCGACAAGATTGCGGCGCGCCGGGCGATGGGCGAAGCCGGCGTGCCCGTCACGGAAGGCGTCGACCGGGTTGTGCAGTCCCCCGAGGAAGCCCGGTCGATCGCGTCGGAACTGGGATACCCGGTGCTGTTCAAGGCGACCGCGGGCGGCGGCGGCATCGGCATGGCCCGGGTCGATCGGTCGGCGGATCTTGCGGCGGCGTGGGAATCCGCCCGATCCGTCGCCCGCGCGAATTTCGGGAATCCGGACGTCTTCCTGGAAAAGTACCTCCTCAAGGCGCGGCACGTCGAAGTCCAAGTCCTGCTGGGGCCGCAAGGCGTCGGGATCGGATTCGTCGAGCGGGAGTGCAGCGTCCAGCGGAGGCACCAGAAACTCGTCGAGGAGACTCCGTCCCCGGCCGTCACCCCGAAACTCCGCGCCCGCCTCGTCGAGGTCGCCGTGCGCGGGTTGCGCGCTCTCGGGTACCGCAACGCGGGGACGGTCGAGTTCCTCCTCCATGAAGGCCGCTTCACGTTCAACGAGGTGAACGCACGCCTCCAGGTCGAACACCCGATCACGGAGATGGTCACGGGCGTGGACCTCGTACGGCAGCAGCTGCGGATCGCCGCGGGCGAGGGCCTCGAACTCTCCGCGAACGAGATTCGCCGCCGAGGCCATGCGATCGAGTGCCGGGTGAACGCGGAGGATCCCCTCCGGAACTTCCTTCCCTCTCCGGGGCGGATCGTCGCGTACCACGAGCCCTCCGGACCGGGCGTGCGGGTCGACAGCGGCGTGGGGGCCGGTTCCACCGTGCCGCCCTTCTACGATCCGTTGCTCGCGAAGGTGATCGTCCACGGCCGGACGCGGGATCTCGCGGTGCGACGGATGCGCGATAGCGCGGATGCGTTCGAGATCCACGGGGTCCACACGAACCTGCCGTTCCATCGAGCGCTCCTCCGCGAGGGCCGTTTCGTTCGGGGCGATCTCTGGACGACGATGGTCGCCGACTTGCGAATCGCGGAACGGATCCGCGGCCGGGGACCGTGGGAGGAACGGATCGCGGCGATCGCCGCCGCCCTCGCCGCAGACGGCCGACTGGCCGCTGGGCCGATGTACTCGGTGGAGCGCCTCCGACCGTCCGGCTGGGCGCTCGCCGGCCGTCGACAACAGCTCGCGGGAGGTGGCCATGCGGTTCCGGCTCGTCGTCGATGGTGAGGCGCGCGACATCGAACTCACTCGGGATTCCAAGGGGGTCGCGGTCCGCGTCGATGGAGCTGAATACCGTGCCCGAACCAAAGCGACGACGGACGGGATCTCCGTCCGCATCGGGTCCGAAACGCATCGGATCCGGTTCCAGGGCAGCGACGTGATCGTCGACGATTGCCGCCACGCGATATCCGTCCCGGAGGTGACAGAAGACCGACCCGAGGGAACGCCCGCGGCGACAATCCGCGGGGCCGCCGTCGACGTGCGCTCGTCGATGCCGGGCCGCGTCGTCCGGGTGATGGTCGCTCCCGGTGACCGCGTGAAGCGAGGGCAGACCCTCCTCGTCCTGGAGGCGATGAAGATGCAGAACGAGATCCCCGCGCCACGGGACGGCGTGGTGCGGCGTCTCAATGTAACCGAAGGCGAGACGATCGCCGCAGATCGGGTCGTCGCCGTTCTCGAGCCCCTCTGAACCAGGAGCGGTCCGTAGCGGTGCGTCGGCACCGTGGCGAGGAGGTCCTCCGCTCGTGTTTGGTGTTCGTGACGTCCTCCAACGGGCCATGCGAGTCGAGAATTCGGCGGCTCGCTCTCCACGTCATCGCTCGGGTTCCAGATGGGCGACGATCATCGCGGGAGCCGCGCCGATCGCGGTCGCGGTTTCAAAGGCAATTCCACGAGACGTGAGGTCGAAGTGATAGAGGCCGAGCGGGTACACGTCCCGGTCGTCAAGGCCTCGAGGACCCAGGCCGAACACGAGCAGGAGGGACGTTCCCACGCGCAGGAGGTCCGCGAGGCGCCGGGCGCTCGCCGCCTTCTTCGCATCCGGGCGGTTCGTCGTGACGACGGGTTCGCCGAGTTGCGGCGGGAAGCCCCGCTTGGGGAAATCGAACGTTGCAAAACGGCCGGCGTCCGCGAGCTCCCGGAGATACTTGCCCGCTTCTCCGATGCTCGTCGTCCCGGAGACCCAGAGGGCAACCTCTTGCGGCGTCCGCAATCCGCGCTCGTACGGGAACCCGAAGGTCGCCAGGTTGCCGTCGAACGCGAGGGCAACGGGTGCTGCGCGGGCGATCGCGCGGCGGTGCGCCTCTGCGAACCTCACCGGGTCGTACGAGTTATAGAGGCCGATCGTTATGCGTCCGCGGGCCATCCGAGCCGCCGATACACTCCGGATTATTTGCAGGTGCGCCATGCGGAGGGCCCGCCCGCGTGTAGGGGCGCAGGCCGAGACGCCGAATCTTGAACTACCCTCTCGCGGATGTCCTCGGATCGTGCGGATGCTCTACTACACCGTGGACGGCGGCCGCGTGGCGGGGCTCCCCGGTCCGGCCTACATGGAGTGGGACTTCGCCCGGTTGCGGAAGATGGGCTACTCGGTCGTGGTGAGCCTGGAGTGCGATCGCCTGAACACGTTCGAGATCGAGGACTCCGGGTTTGAGCACAAGAAGATTTGCATCGAAGATTTCTCGGCACCTTCGCTCGACCAGATCGACGAGTTCGTCGCGTTCCTCGAGTCGAAACTCGACGAGGGCAAGAAGGTCCTCGTGCACTGCTACGCCGGCCGAGGCCGGACCGGGACGATGCTCGCCGCCTACCTGATCCACCGCGGCATGTCGTCCGATGCGGCGCTCCGCGAGATTCGCGAGCGAGCCGGCGAAGCCTACGGCACGATTCGGGGCGTCATTGAGCCGCAGCAGGAGGAAATCTTGTACCAGTACGAGCGACGCGCCCGAAGCGCGTGAGCGCGCCTCTCACTTCAGCTCGGCGAGTTCCTCGCCTTCCCATGTGTACTTCTTCTGTTTCCGCTTCTTGTGGACGCCCTTCTGAAGGAGGTATCCCACGAGCAAGGGCAACCCGATCGTCGCATCGACGAGGCTCTGCGCCATCTTCGCGTCCTTGTGGAACTTGCCCCACGACTGGCTCTCCTCGAAGGTGCAGCCGCTCAGGCCGCCCCACTGTGGCACGTCCGTCGTGATCTGCGCGGCGTACATGTGCGGGTTCTCCGGATACCCCATGACTTCCTGGATCACCTCGACCTGTGAGATGTAGTTCTTGGGAGTGCCGCCTCCGACGTAAAACACGCCGGTCCGCGGCGATTTCAGTTTGACCTGGGCGATCTCGTAGTTGTCCTTGATCGAGTCGATCGCGATTGGATTTCGGCCTGCCTTCACGCGGTCATGATGGTGTTTCGCGAGCGCGATCCCGACGGATGAGTCGTTGAGCGCGGGCACGAAATACGGGATCCCTTTCCGGTAGCACGCGCCGACCAGGCTGTTCGAATCCTTCTCGGCGATCTTCCCCATCATCGCGAGGAACTCGCGGCTGCTGTACGACCTCGGTTCGAGCGAATCGGCGAGGGACGCGATCTCCTCGTCGCACTCCCGGAAGAGCGACTCGTCCGCGAGGGTGTCGTACACGCGGTCCAGGAAGTGCTCCCGGAGCACGATGTCGTCCGCGTCGGGCGAGGACCGGTAGTGCCGGTATCCGTGCGCCTCGTAGAAGTCGTGGTACGCGATCGCGCCGGTCGTCACGACGACGTCGACCAGGCCGAACTCGACCATGTCGCGCATGACCTTCCGCAGCCCGCCGGGCGTGAGCGCGCCGGCCCCGCCGAAGAAGATGGTGCACTTCGGGTCGGTCATCGCGTTCTCGAGGACGGAGGCGCACAGGCCGAGCGTCCTCGCTTGGAACGAGATGTGCTTGTACCCGTCCACGAGGTCCGCGACCGTCTTCGTCGTCTCGAGGTCGAGATGCTCGATCGGGACCGTCGTCAGGTCGGCCTTGGTGGGCTTGTTGGTGGGCTTCTTGCTCGGCATGGCCGGCCCAATGGGCGTCTCGGGCAAAAGGGTTCGGTCCTACGACTTCTTCTTCCCTTCGACCGCCTCGGCAATCGCGCGGGACTTCTCTTTCGGCCTCGAGCAGACGGCATACTCGTCGCCGTCGAAGAACACGTCGAGGTCGGGGTTCGCTCGCTGAATGTCCTGGATCCGCTGCATGATGTCTTTGAGGGTGATCGACTCGTCGTTCGGGTCGATCCGCATGATGATGCGCTTCCCACTCTCCGTCCCCACGGCCTGCCCCTCTTCGAAAGCCTGTCGGAACCGTCAGATTCGTCCGACCGTATAAATACTATTCCGGCGCGGTGCCTGTGCGGCAATTCGCCGTCGCGGACGCGAGTTACATTGACGGATGATACTGGGGACCTTACGATTATATACCCTGCTGGAGGGTAGTGACGCGAACCGGTTCAGCGGAGTCGGTCGTGCGAACGATGCAACGGGAGGCACGGGCCTGATGGCGATGAAGCCCACCGGGGGCGCCGTCTCCGAGGCCTGCCGGGTCTGCGGCGGCGAGGTGAACGCGCGCGGCGAGTGCGTCGTCTGCGGCACGAAGCAATCGGCGTCGGCCACGTGGGCGGACGACAAGGCCCCGGCCACGTGGCTCAAACGCGACTCCGAGGCGGGCTTGGGCGGATGGACGGGCGACGCGACGACCGGCGGCGACTCCCGGGACGACGCGCTCCGCAAGTGGCTGGCCGGCGAGGACGACGCGTTCCAGGACTGGATCGGCGTGCCGACGGTCACGGGCGGCTCGAAGCCTGGGCGTGTGACGGAGGGCGTGTCGGACGACAAGCTCCGGGACTTGCGGGCGAAAGGGCTCGAGGCGGACGGCTTGCGCGCCGAGCTCGAGTCGATGCGCGCGACGTTGAACCGCGAGCTCGCGAACTTCCGCTCAGGTCGGTTCGATCCCGTCAAGTACATCGAGGAAACCGCGAACCTCTCGAAGCAGCTCCAGTCGGAGATCGCGAAGCGGAAGGAGCTCGAGCAGGAGATCGAGCACATCAAGAAAGGGTCCATCGCCGTCATCAAGTACGTCAAGTCGCAGCAACTCAAGGCGGGCGCCTCGCCGGAGGCGAGGAAGCGGCTCGATCAGGAAGCGAAGGCGCGAGCGTCGCTCGAAGCGCAGGTCGCGGAGATCCGGGCGGTGAACGACCAGCTCCGGAAGCAGCTGGAAGCGGGCCTCGCGAAGATGAAGCCGGATCAGCGGGAGCTGAAGAAGCGCGAGGTCGATCTGGCGGAGCGGGAGGCGGTGATGCAGGCGAAGGAGGCGCGCCTGGCCTCGGCCGGCGCACGCGAGGGCGACGCTAGCGCGCCGATCGAAGAGCTGAGACGCCGTCTCGAAGAGGAGCTGCGGGAGAAGGAGCAGGAATACTTCCAGAGTGAGGAGGCGTTCAAGAAGCGGATCATCGGCCTCGAAGGGGAAGTCAACAAGCACAAGATCGAGGAGAAAGTCCGCGCGGAGGCGCAGGCCCTTTCCGGAAAGCCGAAGACGGAGATGCAGGGCGTCCTCCAGAAGAAGGAGCAGGACGTCCTTCAGAAGGAGCGGATGATCCTCCTGCGGGAACAGGAGCTCCAGCGGCTCCAGGAGGAGCTCCAGGTCAAAGAGGACGACATCAAGAAGGTGAAGGAGCCCCTCGCGTACAAGGAGGAGGAGCTCCTCCGGCGCGAGGAGGATCTCTTGTACCGCGAGAAGGTCATGCAGGCGGAGCGCCGCAAGATCGAGGACGCGAAGGCGCTCGGCGGCTCGACGGCCGAGCTCGACCTGAAGGCCCGCCTCGAGGAACTGAAGTCGGAGATCACGCAGAAGGAGGAGGAGGTCCGGGCGAAGGAGAAGTACCTCCAGCAGAAGATGGAAGAGCTGCGCGCCCGGGAACAGGGCTTGATCACGGAGGACATCGAGGCCCGGGAACAGGACCTCCAGATCGAGG
Protein-coding regions in this window:
- a CDS encoding transposase yields the protein MLAHRALVFPVMWSDPRLDWLLAEFRLIVNESIRISLQGDHRSRARLTRAAYGDLSARHVVHKKYIPSAFGVALSVLKVYRRRMRKGKRTTTPFMRRLMLKAENQSYWLDRETGRLRIPIRGTEGVQLHLPLCEWHRSILSDPSWGLGSLTVVPGKIIVVVRKDVPKPYEPEAAIALDTNEDSLDGVVASSDSATLVRVPFDGVRRIQEIHFQRRRRLARKKSNDRRVARRLLDREGRRERHRVRQRLHRTSKGIVRLAAKAKAAIVLEDLMLHGAGARSHRMNRRLSAWPRREIHRQIEYKAALAGVPIIKVNPQWTSKTCPVCGARRRDRVGQDFVCLMCDWEMDRQINAGMNILKTALASNGALARAVRFRPGALRHDVVSPL
- a CDS encoding methylmalonyl-CoA mutase family protein — its product is MAQRAKARRPRKAPQTKRASAETSAAPGRTYSGLPMPVVVAPREPTSDEFRSRIGFPGQPPFTRGIRPTMYRGRLWTMRQYAGFGTAKETNRRFRYLLSQGNEGLSVAFDLPTQMGYDSDAPMARGEVGRTGVAIPTIADMRTLLDGLPLDRVSTSMTINATAAILLAMYIAVAEERGVPRAELRGTVQNDILKEYIARSTYIYPPDASMRLAVDVIEFCAREVPRWNAISVSGYHIREAGATAAQEIGFTLSNAIAYLEAAVERGLDVDAIAPQISFFFNAHMDLLEEVAKFRAARRLWGSIMAERFHASKPESMALRFHAQTAGVALTAQQPENNAVRVAVQALAAVLGGAQSLHTNSMDEALSLPSEKAVRLALRTQQILAHESGVANTVDPAAGSFVIESLTDRLEAAASDLIRDVDRRGGVRKAIESGWVQRQIADSAYRFQTELERGERTVVGVNAYSEGSGRVPLHRPGAKLEAEQVRRLKAFREARDAKAVGRALRELERVARSKANLVPAILSAVQSGATLGEISDGLRSSFGTYRERQEV
- the mce gene encoding methylmalonyl-CoA epimerase, with amino-acid sequence MIGRAHHVGIAVKRLDDGLALYRTLGLEPESVEDVPTDGVRAAFLPAGAVRIELLESLRSDGPIARFIERRGEGLHHLAFATDDIRGAMNRLRAAGLELVDTEPRRGAQGRLVAFVHPRSARGVLLELVEEAG
- a CDS encoding biotin--[acetyl-CoA-carboxylase] ligase; this translates as MKVGEFHDSNRKIVGRTVLHHDVLESTNETAKELLEADVEEGLVVWADRQVAGRGRQGRAWASPPGGLYVSMILRPKEAHAWILGLLIGMPVVKALRHFGVFAGLKYPNDAVYQGRKIAGILSEGVYRRDVYHVVAGVGVNTNVDLERLPPDVQPKATTLKREVNLFVSNDEFLDYFLNQVDDLYSRYRNTRVEFLLKDYRGQCTTIGKRVAATTSKATLTGRAYDIAPNGALVIMDDDGGKHEFVEGSLEVLK
- a CDS encoding carboxyl transferase domain-containing protein, with amino-acid sequence MTVDERVEELRRRRALSKVGGGKERVDAQRAKGKLTARERLDLLLDPDSFVETDPFVEHRATDFGMDKKRIPGDGVVTGHGTIDGRTVFVFSQDFTVFGGSLGEMHANKIVKVMDLAMKVGAPVIGLNDSGGARIQEGVISLGGYAEIFFRNVLASGVVPQISAILGPCAGGAVYSPAMTDFVVMTMDTSNMFITGPEVIKAVTGEEVTFEELGGAMTHAEKSGVAHFAEADEKAALRVVRKLLSYIPSNNVDEPPLLRTDDDANRMDPDLAAVVPREPDKPYDMRDVITRVVDRGSWFEVHSHWAQNIVVGFARLDGFPVGVVGNQPKVLAGTLDINSSIKSARFVRFCDAFNIPLLTFVDVPGFLPGIEQEYGGIIRNGAKLLFAYSEATVPKVTVITRKAYGGAYDVMCSKHIRGDFNFAWPSAELAVMGPEGAVQIVFKKEIEEAKEPKEREAALVREYRDRFANPYVAARMGYLDDVIEPPETRPRVIGAFAVLRTKREARPPKKHGNIPL
- a CDS encoding biotin carboxylase N-terminal domain-containing protein; amino-acid sequence: MFRRLLIANRGEIAIRIARTARAMGIACIGVYSEADRAAVHRRSMDESREIGGPLPIQSYLNIDAILRVAKETGAEAIHPGYGFLSESPTFVERCAEAGIVFVGPPPEAMALTGDKIAARRAMGEAGVPVTEGVDRVVQSPEEARSIASELGYPVLFKATAGGGGIGMARVDRSADLAAAWESARSVARANFGNPDVFLEKYLLKARHVEVQVLLGPQGVGIGFVERECSVQRRHQKLVEETPSPAVTPKLRARLVEVAVRGLRALGYRNAGTVEFLLHEGRFTFNEVNARLQVEHPITEMVTGVDLVRQQLRIAAGEGLELSANEIRRRGHAIECRVNAEDPLRNFLPSPGRIVAYHEPSGPGVRVDSGVGAGSTVPPFYDPLLAKVIVHGRTRDLAVRRMRDSADAFEIHGVHTNLPFHRALLREGRFVRGDLWTTMVADLRIAERIRGRGPWEERIAAIAAALAADGRLAAGPMYSVERLRPSGWALAGRRQQLAGGGHAVPARRRW
- a CDS encoding biotin/lipoyl-containing protein; the encoded protein is MRFRLVVDGEARDIELTRDSKGVAVRVDGAEYRARTKATTDGISVRIGSETHRIRFQGSDVIVDDCRHAISVPEVTEDRPEGTPAATIRGAAVDVRSSMPGRVVRVMVAPGDRVKRGQTLLVLEAMKMQNEIPAPRDGVVRRLNVTEGETIAADRVVAVLEPL
- a CDS encoding DUF531 family protein; translation: MARGRITIGLYNSYDPVRFAEAHRRAIARAAPVALAFDGNLATFGFPYERGLRTPQEVALWVSGTTSIGEAGKYLRELADAGRFATFDFPKRGFPPQLGEPVVTTNRPDAKKAASARRLADLLRVGTSLLLVFGLGPRGLDDRDVYPLGLYHFDLTSRGIAFETATAIGAAPAMIVAHLEPER
- a CDS encoding dual specificity protein phosphatase family protein, with amino-acid sequence MLYYTVDGGRVAGLPGPAYMEWDFARLRKMGYSVVVSLECDRLNTFEIEDSGFEHKKICIEDFSAPSLDQIDEFVAFLESKLDEGKKVLVHCYAGRGRTGTMLAAYLIHRGMSSDAALREIRERAGEAYGTIRGVIEPQQEEILYQYERRARSA
- a CDS encoding deoxyhypusine synthase family protein; protein product: MPSKKPTNKPTKADLTTVPIEHLDLETTKTVADLVDGYKHISFQARTLGLCASVLENAMTDPKCTIFFGGAGALTPGGLRKVMRDMVEFGLVDVVVTTGAIAYHDFYEAHGYRHYRSSPDADDIVLREHFLDRVYDTLADESLFRECDEEIASLADSLEPRSYSSREFLAMMGKIAEKDSNSLVGACYRKGIPYFVPALNDSSVGIALAKHHHDRVKAGRNPIAIDSIKDNYEIAQVKLKSPRTGVFYVGGGTPKNYISQVEVIQEVMGYPENPHMYAAQITTDVPQWGGLSGCTFEESQSWGKFHKDAKMAQSLVDATIGLPLLVGYLLQKGVHKKRKQKKYTWEGEELAELK